A single region of the Brassica rapa cultivar Chiifu-401-42 chromosome A03, CAAS_Brap_v3.01, whole genome shotgun sequence genome encodes:
- the LOC103828935 gene encoding probable galacturonosyltransferase-like 6: MLWITRLSAFFSAAMAVIVLSPSLQSFPPAAAIHSSDRSLISSFRNSPPFRNAADECLSSSAADSNVCNPSLVHVAITLDVTYLRGSIAAVNSILQHSLCPESVFFHFIVSSETNLESLVRSTFQELKFNVYYFAPETVRGLISSSVRQALEQPLNYARNYLAELLEGCVNRVIYLDSDLVVVDDIVKLWKTGLGSRVIGAPEYCHANFTKYFTGGFWAEERFSGTFRGRRRACYFNTGVMVIDLKKWRRGAYTRRIEKWMEIQRTERIYELGSLPPFLLVFAGHVAPISHRWNQHGLGGDNVRGSCRDLHPGPVSLLHWSGSGKPWLRLDSKRPCPLDALWTPYDLYLHTH; this comes from the exons ATGCTTTGGATCACGAGACTCTCTGCATTCTTCTCCGCCGCGATGGCGGTGATCGTCTTATCTCCGTCGCTGCAATCCTTCCCTCCCGCGGCGGCGATCCATTCCTCCGATCGTAGCTTAATCTCATCCTTCAGAAACTCCCCTCCCTTTCGCAACGCCGCCGACGAATGTctctcctcctccgccgcagACTCCAACGTCTGCAACCCCTCCTTAGTCCACGTGGCGATCACACTCGACGTAACTTACCTCCGCGGCTCAATCGCAGCCGTCAATTCAATCCTCCAACACTCCTTATGCCCCGAGAGCGTCTTCTTCCACTTCATCGTCTCCTCCGAGACAAACCTGGAGTCTCTCGTGAGATCGACGTTTCAAGAATTAAAATTCAACGTTTACTATTTTGCCCCTGAGACGGTCCGCGGCTTGATCTCATCCTCCGTGAGACAGGCACTCGAGCAGCCTTTGAACTACGCTAGAAACTACCTCGCGGAGCTTCTCGAGGGGTGTGTTAACCGGGTCATATACTTGGACTCGGATCTTGTGGTGGTCGACGACATCGTGAAGCTCTGGAAAACGGGTTTGGGTTCGAGGGTTATCGGAGCTCCAGAG TATTGCCACGCGAATTTCACTAAGTACTTCACGGGAGGGTTCTGGGCCGAGGAGAGATTCTCGGGTACGTTTCGAGGGAGGAGGAGGGCTTGTTACTTCAACACGGGAGTGATGGTGATTGATTTGAAGAAGTGGAGACGTGGAGCGTACACGAGACGGATCGAGAAGTGGATGGAGATTCAGAGAACGGAGAGGATCTACGAGCTGGGATCGCTTCCGCCGTTTCTGCTTGTTTTCGCCGGACACGTGGCGCCGATTTCGCATAGGTGGAACCAGCATGGGCTTGGTGGGGACAATGTTAGAGGGAGTTGTCGGGATTTGCATCCTGGTCCGGTGAGTTTGCTTCATTGGTCTGGTAGTGGGAAGCCGTGGTTAAGGCTTGACTCGAAACGGCCTTGTCCGTTAGATGCTCTATGGACGCCTTACGACTTGTATCTACACACACATTGA
- the LOC103828936 gene encoding uncharacterized protein LOC103828936: MASESRSTPISASSPASSSSPSGKRTRDPEDDEVYLDNLRSQKRYLSEIMACSLNGLTVGDSVSVNMLDSPSRSETFLSPNNNHRDDLPLQYSPMSEDSDEARFCEDPITSTSSSQPDSRPTSPVSPYRYQRPLTSTASHHLSNSHSCPASMSTSATPQSRQRGSDTEGRFPSSPSDICHSSDLRRTALLRSVQMRTQPCGIASSSGTSNVDGGEERMCFKSMEEDNRGEDVSYTQVSGKSKSCKALDMRLCER; this comes from the exons ATGGCGTCGGAATCGCGATCGACGCCGATATCAGCATCATCGCCGGCGTCGTCTTCTTCGCCGAGCGGGAAACGAACAAGAGATCCGGAAGACGATGAGGTCTATCTCGATAACCTCCGCTCCCAAAAACGTTATCTCAGCGAG ATAATGGCTTGCAGTTTAAACGGACTAACCGTCGGAGACTCAGTCTCCGTCAACATGTTAGACTCTCCTTCTCGCTCTGAGACCTTTCTTTCTCCCAACAACAACCACAG GGATGACTTGCCGTTACAGTACTCTCCCATGTCTGAAGACTCGGATGAAGCCAGGTTCTGCGAGGACCCAATAACAAGCACTAGCTCATCCCAACCCGACAGCCGCCCTACTAGTCCTGTTTCGCCTTACCGATACCAAAGACCTCTTACTTCAACAGCCTCACACCATTTGTCAAATTCACATTCATGCCCTGCCTCCATGAGTACTAGTGCAACTCCACAGTCTCGCCAAAGAGGATCTGATACGGAAGGAAGGTTTCCGTCATCGCCTAGCGATATCTGCCATTCGAGTGACTTGAGAAGGACAGCTCTTCTCAGGTCTGTTCAAATGAGAACGCAGCCTTGTGGTATTGCTTCAAGTTCTGGGACAAGCAATGTTGACGGTGGTGAAGAGAGGATGTGCTTTAAGTCTATGGAAGAAGATAATAGAGGGGAAGATGTCTCTTATACTCAAGTCTCTGGTAAGAGCAAGTCTTGTAAAGCGTTGGACATGAGACTATGTGAACGATGA